One Ignavibacterium sp. DNA segment encodes these proteins:
- a CDS encoding isoprenylcysteine carboxylmethyltransferase family protein has product MERGIEHSGAWALALIFIVIASWLLYKYLAPKTWREWTGAGLIQAFIIALYAEMYGFPLTIYLLVRFFGLDRTYLNANLWSTLLGVGETGMMISMIAGYILLFLGFGIFLQGWRELYKAHQENRLATSGLYSIVRHPQYTGLFIALFGEGVVHWPTLFSVGLFPIIIYAYYRLARKEEQKTIEKFGEAYPEYKQNVPMFIPVKGKWQQLFERSNVTPN; this is encoded by the coding sequence ATGGAAAGAGGAATAGAACATTCAGGTGCTTGGGCGCTTGCACTGATTTTCATTGTTATAGCATCCTGGCTGTTATATAAATATCTCGCTCCGAAAACGTGGCGGGAGTGGACAGGAGCAGGACTGATTCAAGCGTTTATAATTGCATTATATGCAGAGATGTACGGCTTTCCACTTACAATATACCTACTTGTCAGATTCTTTGGATTAGATCGTACTTACTTAAATGCAAATCTGTGGTCCACTTTGTTGGGTGTTGGTGAAACTGGTATGATGATCTCTATGATAGCCGGTTATATTTTACTCTTTTTGGGCTTTGGTATTTTTCTGCAAGGATGGCGGGAACTTTACAAAGCTCATCAGGAAAACCGGCTTGCAACCAGTGGATTATACAGTATAGTTAGACATCCTCAATATACTGGATTATTTATCGCGCTTTTCGGGGAAGGTGTTGTTCATTGGCCAACATTATTCTCCGTAGGATTGTTTCCTATTATTATATATGCGTATTACCGGCTCGCCCGAAAGGAAGAACAGAAGACAATTGAAAAGTTTGGAGAAGCATATCCCGAATACAAGCAAAATGTGCCGATGTTTATTCCGGTAAAAGGAAAATGGCAGCAGCTTTTTGAGCGTTCAAATGTAACACCGAATTAA